The Mycolicibacterium boenickei genome has a segment encoding these proteins:
- a CDS encoding ribosomal protein L7/L12 — MGLFRGNDESSNDLRRRVEELERRVAALERAASAAGHPVSVPPTAHPSEMVASQMVRQLALQGQKIAAIKLLRDETGLRLKEAKDIVDRLA; from the coding sequence ATGGGCCTTTTCCGCGGCAACGATGAATCGAGCAACGACCTGCGCCGACGTGTAGAGGAACTTGAACGACGGGTCGCGGCCCTGGAACGGGCGGCCTCGGCCGCGGGGCACCCGGTGTCGGTGCCACCGACGGCTCACCCCAGCGAGATGGTGGCCAGCCAGATGGTCCGCCAGCTGGCTCTGCAGGGGCAGAAGATCGCGGCCATCAAGCTGTTGCGCGACGAGACCGGGCTGCGGCTCAAGGAAGCCAAGGACATCGTCGACCGGCTGGCTTGA
- a CDS encoding DNA-deoxyinosine glycosylase, giving the protein MTELLHGLDPIVGAAPRVLVLGNMPSAMSLSSGQYYGNPRNAFWRITGTLFGFSVDAPYPERVAALCAYHVAVWDVLRSCRRVGSLDSAVERDSMVANDFDAFFSEHPSLDRVVFNGAAAESNYRRLVDTPPPPSVRVPSSSPAQTMAFAAKLDAWRAALGG; this is encoded by the coding sequence ATGACCGAGCTGCTGCACGGGCTGGACCCGATCGTCGGCGCGGCGCCGCGCGTACTGGTCTTGGGCAACATGCCCAGTGCGATGTCCCTGTCCTCGGGGCAGTACTACGGCAATCCGCGCAACGCGTTCTGGCGGATCACCGGCACTCTCTTCGGATTCAGCGTCGATGCGCCCTATCCGGAGCGAGTGGCCGCGCTGTGCGCATACCATGTCGCGGTGTGGGACGTGCTGCGATCATGCCGACGGGTGGGCAGCCTCGACTCGGCCGTGGAGCGTGACAGCATGGTGGCCAACGACTTTGATGCCTTCTTCAGCGAACATCCCTCTCTCGACCGCGTGGTGTTCAACGGGGCTGCCGCCGAGTCGAACTACCGGCGGCTGGTCGACACTCCCCCGCCGCCCAGCGTGCGGGTGCCGTCGAGCAGCCCGGCACAGACGATGGCGTTCGCAGCGAAACTGGACGCGTGGAGAGCTGCTCTGGGCGGCTAG
- a CDS encoding polysaccharide deacetylase family protein, with the protein MWSLAVLLVVAVTVLAVGYRVMNSRSFALAGHLVHRVDTSAKVVALTFDDGPTGYTPEVLRMLDDAGVRATFYLTGAELTAAPQYGAAIAAAGHEIGNHSYSHRRMVLMSPGTVADEIERTDAAIRTTGYQGQITFRPPYGKKLWTLPRYLAAHDRTMVTWDVEPDSATGVNVDAIVAETVSRVRPGSIILLHAMYDSRDASRAAVPRVVNELRSAGYRFVTVSELLATP; encoded by the coding sequence ATGTGGAGCCTGGCTGTCCTGCTCGTGGTGGCGGTGACCGTGCTCGCCGTTGGGTATCGGGTGATGAACTCACGCAGCTTCGCCCTTGCCGGACACCTGGTGCACCGGGTCGACACCTCGGCCAAAGTCGTCGCCCTGACCTTCGACGACGGCCCGACCGGGTACACCCCGGAAGTGCTGCGGATGCTCGACGACGCGGGTGTTCGCGCCACGTTCTATCTCACCGGCGCCGAATTGACCGCCGCGCCTCAGTACGGTGCCGCGATCGCCGCCGCCGGCCACGAGATCGGCAATCACAGCTACTCGCACCGGCGAATGGTGCTGATGTCACCGGGCACGGTCGCCGACGAGATCGAGCGGACCGATGCCGCGATCCGGACAACCGGTTACCAGGGCCAGATCACGTTCCGCCCGCCCTATGGGAAGAAGCTCTGGACGCTGCCGCGATACCTGGCCGCCCACGATCGGACCATGGTCACCTGGGACGTCGAACCAGATTCCGCCACCGGGGTGAACGTCGACGCCATCGTGGCCGAGACGGTGTCGCGGGTACGGCCGGGTTCGATCATCCTGCTGCACGCGATGTACGACAGCCGTGACGCCTCCCGGGCCGCCGTCCCCCGCGTCGTCAACGAATTACGCTCAGCCGGTTATCGATTCGTCACGGTGTCCGAACTGCTGGCCACCCCATGA
- a CDS encoding flavin-containing monooxygenase, which produces MTQTTAAPLATLSPQERVDAWLADFESALADRDIQRVVGKFATDSFWRDLVAFTWNLKTLEGRDGIADMLTARLNDTDPSGFRTAETPTEEFDGEHVVTSAFIEFETAVGRGKGHLRLRDELGWTLLTTMQELKGHEERKGANRPLGATHGSDPDRRSWAEKRLDEDLTLGYTEQPYIVVIGGGQGGIALGARLRQLGVPAIVVDQHERPGDQWRKRYKSLCLHDPVWYDHLPYLPFPANWPVFAPKDKIGDWLEFYTRVMEVPYWSSTTCLSASYDEDEQRWTVEVNRNGEPVTLRPTQLVLATGMSGKPSIPTLPGQDIFRGEQHHSSHHPGPDQYLGKRVVVIGSNNSAHDICKALYENYVDVTMVQRSSTHIVKSESLMELGLGDLYSERAVAAGMTTEKADLTFASLPYRIMADFQRPIYDAIRQRDKDFYARLEAAGFELDFGDDDSGLFMKYLRRGSGYYIDVGACELIADGSIKLAHGEIDRLTEDSVILADGTELPADVVVYATGFGSMNGWAADLISQEVADRIGKVWGLGSGTTKDPGPWEGEQRNMWKPTQQPNLWLHGGNLHQSRHYSLYLALQLKARYEGLATPVYGLQEVHHLS; this is translated from the coding sequence ATGACTCAGACCACCGCCGCACCGCTGGCCACACTGTCACCACAGGAACGGGTTGACGCCTGGCTGGCCGATTTCGAATCCGCACTGGCCGACCGGGACATCCAGCGCGTCGTCGGAAAGTTCGCGACCGACAGCTTCTGGCGTGACCTGGTCGCCTTCACCTGGAACCTCAAGACCCTCGAGGGCCGTGACGGAATCGCCGACATGCTGACCGCCCGGTTGAACGACACCGACCCGTCCGGGTTCCGGACGGCCGAGACCCCGACCGAGGAGTTCGACGGAGAACACGTCGTCACCTCGGCGTTCATCGAATTCGAGACCGCCGTGGGCCGCGGCAAGGGACATCTGCGGCTACGCGACGAACTCGGCTGGACCCTGCTGACCACAATGCAGGAACTCAAGGGCCACGAAGAACGCAAGGGTGCCAACCGGCCGCTGGGCGCCACCCACGGCTCCGATCCGGACCGGCGATCCTGGGCCGAGAAACGCCTCGACGAGGACCTGACCCTGGGCTACACCGAGCAGCCCTACATCGTGGTGATCGGCGGTGGCCAGGGCGGTATCGCGCTGGGCGCCCGGCTGCGCCAGCTCGGCGTGCCCGCCATCGTCGTCGACCAACACGAGCGGCCCGGTGACCAGTGGCGCAAGCGCTACAAGTCGCTGTGCCTGCACGATCCGGTGTGGTACGACCATCTGCCCTATCTGCCGTTCCCGGCCAACTGGCCGGTGTTCGCGCCGAAGGACAAGATCGGCGACTGGCTGGAGTTCTACACCCGGGTCATGGAGGTGCCGTACTGGAGCTCGACGACCTGCCTGTCGGCGTCCTACGACGAAGACGAACAGCGGTGGACCGTCGAGGTGAACCGCAACGGCGAGCCCGTGACACTGCGACCGACACAGCTGGTGCTGGCGACGGGCATGTCGGGCAAGCCAAGCATCCCGACGCTTCCCGGCCAGGACATCTTCCGCGGCGAACAACACCATTCCAGCCACCATCCCGGCCCGGACCAGTATCTGGGGAAGCGCGTCGTGGTGATCGGCTCCAACAACTCCGCCCACGACATCTGTAAAGCGTTGTACGAGAACTACGTCGACGTCACCATGGTGCAACGCTCCTCGACGCACATCGTGAAATCGGAATCGCTGATGGAGCTGGGCCTGGGCGACCTGTACTCGGAGCGGGCCGTCGCGGCGGGAATGACCACCGAGAAGGCCGACCTGACCTTCGCGTCCCTGCCCTATCGCATCATGGCCGACTTCCAGCGGCCCATCTACGACGCGATCCGCCAGCGCGACAAGGACTTCTACGCACGACTGGAAGCCGCCGGATTCGAACTGGACTTCGGTGACGACGACTCCGGCCTGTTCATGAAGTACCTCCGTCGCGGCTCGGGCTACTACATCGACGTCGGCGCCTGCGAGCTGATCGCCGACGGCAGCATCAAACTCGCGCACGGCGAGATCGACCGGCTGACCGAGGACTCGGTGATCCTGGCCGACGGCACCGAACTGCCCGCCGATGTGGTGGTGTACGCCACCGGGTTCGGGTCCATGAACGGCTGGGCGGCCGACCTGATCAGCCAGGAAGTCGCCGACCGGATCGGAAAGGTGTGGGGCCTGGGTTCGGGCACCACCAAGGACCCCGGACCGTGGGAAGGCGAACAACGCAACATGTGGAAGCCCACCCAGCAGCCCAACCTGTGGCTGCATGGCGGCAATCTGCACCAATCCCGGCACTATTCGCTGTATCTGGCGTTGCAGCTCAAGGCCCGCTACGAAGGCCTGGCAACGCCGGTGTACGGACTGCAGGAGGTCCATCACCTGAGCTGA
- a CDS encoding 2,3-butanediol dehydrogenase, producing MKAAVYYGPNKVEVADVPEPDPAPGTVKIKVGFNGICGTDLHEYYAGPIFVPTGPHPLTGRQLPLTMGHEFSGTITEVGAGVTDFAPGDRVAVEPIYQCGNCAPCRAGTYNICQQIGFHGLMSDGGMAEYTVVPKDMLHRLPDNVSLELGALVEPMSVAYHAATLGEVGPLHTAVIFGAGPIGIGLWFALRGKGLDDVFVVEPSPTRRSAIESLGAKTLDPTTTEVPVFIVDHTEGRGADAAFDAAGVAPAIAAATACVGARKPTVSVAIYEKPLPTPLLNLVMNESRIQGSLCYTSADFEAVIDLMAQGMYDTRGWVTPIAIDDVIDEGFEALHAGEKMKVLVDPNGESA from the coding sequence ATGAAAGCAGCCGTGTACTACGGACCCAACAAGGTCGAAGTCGCCGACGTCCCCGAACCCGATCCCGCCCCGGGGACCGTGAAGATCAAGGTGGGTTTCAACGGAATCTGCGGCACTGACCTGCATGAATACTATGCGGGTCCGATCTTCGTACCGACCGGACCACACCCCTTGACCGGCCGGCAGTTGCCGTTGACGATGGGGCACGAGTTCTCCGGAACCATCACCGAGGTGGGAGCCGGCGTCACCGATTTCGCCCCGGGCGATCGGGTCGCCGTCGAGCCGATTTACCAATGCGGCAATTGCGCACCGTGCCGGGCGGGCACCTACAACATCTGTCAGCAGATCGGCTTCCACGGGCTGATGTCCGACGGCGGCATGGCCGAATACACCGTGGTGCCGAAGGACATGCTGCACCGGCTGCCCGACAACGTCTCACTCGAACTCGGCGCGCTGGTCGAGCCGATGTCGGTGGCCTATCACGCCGCGACGCTCGGCGAGGTCGGTCCGCTGCACACCGCGGTGATCTTCGGGGCCGGGCCGATCGGTATCGGTCTGTGGTTCGCGCTGCGCGGCAAGGGACTCGACGATGTTTTCGTCGTGGAGCCCTCGCCCACCCGCAGGTCCGCGATCGAGTCGCTCGGTGCCAAGACCCTGGATCCGACCACCACCGAAGTGCCGGTGTTCATCGTCGATCACACCGAAGGCCGCGGTGCCGACGCGGCATTCGACGCGGCCGGGGTCGCTCCCGCGATCGCGGCGGCCACTGCCTGCGTGGGTGCCCGCAAACCGACGGTCAGCGTCGCGATCTACGAGAAGCCGCTGCCGACACCGTTGCTCAATCTGGTGATGAACGAGTCCAGGATCCAGGGCTCGTTGTGTTACACCTCGGCGGACTTCGAAGCGGTCATCGACCTCATGGCGCAGGGGATGTACGACACGAGGGGATGGGTCACCCCCATCGCGATCGACGACGTGATCGACGAGGGGTTCGAAGCGTTGCACGCAGGGGAGAAGATGAAGGTGCTCGTCGATCCGAACGGAGAATCAGCATGA
- a CDS encoding acetoin reductase, which produces MTLQGKVALVTGAGRGIGQGIALRLAREGAAVALVDVAAEGIDAVAREVAETGSKATTFVGDVSDRDSVYAAVEHAASTLGGFDIMVNNAGVALVGPIAEVTPADLTRVWSINVDGVLWGIQAAAAKFIELGRPGKIINASSIAGHDGFAMLGVYSATKFAVRGLTQAAAKEYASAGITVNAYCPGIVGTDMWVEIDKRFAELTGAAEGETFQKYAGGIALGRPETPEDVAGFVAYLSGPDADYMTGQAGLIDGGLVYR; this is translated from the coding sequence ATGACATTGCAGGGAAAGGTGGCGCTCGTGACCGGCGCGGGCCGCGGGATCGGGCAGGGCATCGCACTGCGGCTGGCGCGGGAAGGTGCCGCCGTCGCACTGGTCGACGTGGCAGCAGAAGGTATCGATGCGGTGGCCCGCGAGGTCGCCGAAACTGGCTCGAAAGCAACAACTTTCGTCGGCGACGTGAGCGACCGTGATTCGGTGTACGCGGCGGTGGAGCACGCCGCCTCGACCCTCGGCGGGTTCGACATCATGGTCAACAACGCCGGGGTGGCGCTCGTCGGGCCGATCGCCGAGGTGACGCCCGCCGACCTGACCCGGGTGTGGTCGATCAACGTCGACGGCGTGTTGTGGGGAATCCAAGCAGCCGCGGCCAAGTTCATCGAGCTGGGCAGGCCCGGGAAGATCATCAATGCCTCCTCGATCGCCGGCCACGACGGCTTCGCCATGCTCGGGGTGTACAGCGCCACCAAGTTCGCGGTGCGCGGGCTGACCCAGGCCGCGGCCAAGGAGTACGCGTCGGCGGGGATCACCGTCAACGCGTACTGTCCCGGCATCGTCGGCACCGATATGTGGGTCGAGATCGACAAGCGGTTCGCGGAATTGACCGGCGCCGCCGAAGGCGAGACGTTCCAGAAGTACGCGGGCGGTATCGCGTTGGGTCGGCCGGAAACGCCAGAGGACGTGGCCGGATTCGTCGCCTATCTGTCCGGGCCGGATGCCGATTACATGACTGGTCAGGCGGGTCTGATCGATGGAGGGCTGGTCTATCGTTAG
- a CDS encoding helix-turn-helix domain-containing protein — MAGSSVPEPAVSPGEDPRQYAMLLSAVYDATMSGDRAPARPRAVIEDSWNRLRAKGINPDHHIPPQVETSGLDLLRQQSGLIAVLDDVSRGLDSVIEEGDNILVVADARGRVLWRSGSPRVLSLADRLGFIEGATWSESAVGTNGIGTALASHRAVQIFSAEHFLRSHHPWTCAGAPIKDPRTGQVIGIVDVSGPASTVHPTTVALVDLVARLAESQLREAHDRTLNRLRAVAAPILARVGSPALAVDAEGWVAAVASLPLHNRILLPESGLPGRVWIPPLGMCDVEALPGGWLVRIADDAEPSAAPSRVILDLRDGEPSLEMAGQFGSWRRSISSRHAEILLVLATSQQGRTAPELAEDLYGDRSRVVTVRAEMSRLRKQFGGLVAGKPYRFGDSVVVDVRYPQDMSSLLAASTAPAVHAARGYTLT, encoded by the coding sequence ATGGCCGGTTCATCGGTACCTGAGCCCGCGGTATCCCCTGGTGAGGATCCGCGGCAGTACGCCATGCTCTTGTCCGCGGTCTACGACGCCACCATGTCGGGTGACCGCGCACCCGCGCGTCCGCGGGCGGTGATCGAAGATTCCTGGAACAGGCTGCGGGCCAAGGGGATAAACCCGGATCATCACATTCCGCCACAGGTAGAGACGTCGGGGCTGGACCTGTTGCGCCAGCAGTCGGGGCTCATCGCGGTGCTCGACGACGTGTCGCGCGGGCTGGATTCGGTGATCGAAGAGGGCGACAACATCCTGGTGGTGGCCGATGCCCGGGGCCGGGTGCTGTGGCGCTCGGGGTCACCGCGGGTGCTCAGCCTCGCCGACCGCCTCGGTTTCATCGAGGGTGCGACGTGGAGTGAGAGCGCGGTCGGCACCAACGGGATCGGCACCGCACTGGCCTCACATCGTGCGGTGCAGATCTTCTCGGCCGAACATTTCCTGCGCAGTCACCATCCGTGGACGTGTGCCGGTGCACCGATCAAGGATCCGCGCACCGGTCAGGTCATCGGCATCGTGGACGTGTCCGGCCCGGCCTCCACCGTGCATCCGACGACGGTCGCCCTGGTCGACCTGGTGGCGCGGCTCGCGGAATCGCAACTGCGCGAGGCGCATGACCGGACGTTGAACCGGCTGCGCGCGGTGGCGGCACCCATTCTGGCCAGGGTGGGCAGCCCGGCGCTTGCCGTCGATGCCGAGGGCTGGGTCGCGGCCGTGGCCTCCTTGCCGTTGCACAACCGGATCTTGTTGCCCGAGAGCGGGTTACCCGGCCGGGTGTGGATCCCCCCGTTGGGCATGTGCGATGTCGAGGCGCTGCCGGGCGGGTGGCTGGTCCGGATCGCCGACGACGCGGAGCCCAGTGCGGCGCCGTCGCGGGTCATCCTCGATCTGCGCGATGGCGAGCCGTCGCTGGAGATGGCAGGCCAGTTCGGCAGCTGGCGGCGCAGCATCTCCAGCCGGCACGCCGAGATCTTGCTGGTCCTGGCCACCAGCCAGCAGGGGCGGACGGCCCCGGAGCTGGCGGAGGATCTCTACGGCGATCGGTCCAGGGTGGTGACGGTGCGTGCCGAGATGTCGCGGCTGCGTAAGCAGTTCGGCGGCCTGGTGGCCGGTAAGCCCTACCGCTTCGGAGACTCGGTGGTCGTGGACGTGCGTTATCCGCAGGACATGTCGTCATTGCTGGCCGCTTCGACAGCTCCGGCCGTTCATGCCGCCCGTGGGTATACCTTGACCTGA
- a CDS encoding adenylate/guanylate cyclase domain-containing protein — MVADSTLLDGLDGEAATQRAELVEWLLSRGITADQIRQAVTPMLLASRRVAGDDGTYVSTREISEQTGLDVALVQRLQRAMGLATVDDPDAAVLLRADAEAVGFAERFLELGIDPDQLVLITRVLSEGLGRAAEVMRYAALAAVLTPGATELETAKASEALVAEAAPLIGPMIRDMLFVQLRHAMETEAVSASERAEGVPLPGARLVTIAFADIVGFTRLGEVVQPEDLERLANRLADAAREVAFGPVRLIKTIGDAVMLVSADPVALLEAALKLVAATETDEDFPRLRVGLATGPAVSRAGDWFGSAVNLASRVTGAARPGTVLVAESTRTAVAESGGDERFGWSFAGARHLKGVKNDVKLFRARPA, encoded by the coding sequence ATGGTGGCCGACTCCACACTCCTTGACGGGCTCGACGGCGAAGCCGCTACTCAGCGAGCCGAGCTGGTCGAATGGCTGCTGTCCCGGGGGATCACCGCCGACCAGATCCGCCAGGCCGTGACCCCGATGTTGCTGGCGTCGCGTCGCGTGGCCGGGGACGACGGCACGTACGTCTCGACTCGCGAGATCAGCGAGCAGACGGGCCTGGACGTCGCGCTGGTGCAGCGACTGCAGCGCGCGATGGGGCTGGCCACCGTCGACGACCCTGACGCCGCGGTGCTGCTGCGGGCGGACGCCGAGGCGGTCGGTTTCGCCGAGCGGTTCCTGGAACTGGGGATCGACCCGGACCAGCTCGTGTTGATCACCCGGGTGCTCTCCGAGGGGCTCGGCCGGGCCGCCGAGGTGATGCGTTACGCGGCGCTGGCGGCGGTGTTGACACCCGGCGCAACGGAATTGGAGACGGCGAAGGCCAGCGAAGCGCTGGTGGCCGAGGCCGCCCCGCTGATCGGGCCGATGATCCGGGACATGTTGTTCGTGCAACTGCGCCACGCCATGGAGACCGAGGCGGTGAGCGCTTCCGAGCGGGCCGAGGGCGTTCCGCTGCCGGGTGCCCGGTTGGTCACCATCGCGTTCGCCGACATCGTCGGGTTCACCCGGCTGGGCGAGGTGGTGCAGCCCGAAGACCTTGAGCGGCTGGCGAATCGGTTGGCCGACGCGGCACGTGAGGTGGCCTTCGGCCCGGTGCGGCTGATCAAGACCATCGGCGATGCGGTGATGCTCGTCAGCGCCGATCCGGTGGCACTGCTGGAGGCGGCGCTGAAGCTGGTGGCCGCCACCGAAACCGACGAGGATTTCCCGCGGTTGCGCGTCGGGCTGGCGACCGGCCCGGCGGTGAGCCGGGCCGGTGACTGGTTCGGTAGTGCGGTGAACCTGGCGAGCCGGGTCACCGGGGCGGCGCGGCCCGGGACGGTGTTGGTGGCCGAGTCCACCCGTACGGCGGTCGCCGAGTCCGGCGGCGACGAGCGGTTCGGCTGGTCGTTCGCCGGGGCCCGTCACCTCAAGGGCGTCAAGAATGATGTGAAGCTCTTCCGAGCCAGACCCGCATAG
- a CDS encoding DUF305 domain-containing protein — protein MTKLMMLSAGAVVAAALVAGCSNDKADRTADMEMTNSATTSAAASAPVTSEAHNDADVMFAHHMIPHHQQAVEMSDVLLAKQGIDPRVTELATQIKGAQAPEIAQMQGWLKQWGNPPMPSMSQMPQQGHGDMGHGNMGQGGMGDMPAMQGMVSETDMTALRNAQGAEAAKLYLTHMIAHHEGAITMAQDEIKDGQYPAAVEMARTIVKTQQAEIDTMRQILGSL, from the coding sequence ATGACGAAACTGATGATGCTGAGTGCCGGCGCGGTGGTCGCGGCGGCCCTGGTGGCCGGTTGTAGCAACGACAAGGCCGACAGGACTGCCGACATGGAAATGACCAACAGTGCCACCACCTCCGCGGCGGCGAGCGCGCCGGTCACCAGTGAGGCCCACAACGATGCCGACGTGATGTTCGCCCATCACATGATTCCGCACCACCAGCAGGCGGTCGAGATGAGCGACGTGCTGCTGGCCAAGCAGGGCATCGATCCGCGGGTCACCGAGCTGGCCACACAGATCAAGGGCGCCCAGGCCCCCGAGATCGCGCAGATGCAGGGCTGGCTGAAGCAGTGGGGCAACCCGCCGATGCCTTCGATGTCCCAGATGCCGCAGCAGGGCCACGGCGACATGGGCCACGGCAACATGGGACAGGGCGGCATGGGTGACATGCCCGCCATGCAGGGCATGGTGTCGGAGACCGACATGACCGCGCTGCGCAACGCCCAGGGCGCCGAGGCGGCCAAGCTGTACCTGACGCACATGATCGCCCACCACGAGGGCGCGATCACCATGGCTCAGGATGAGATCAAGGACGGTCAGTACCCCGCCGCGGTCGAGATGGCCCGCACCATCGTGAAGACGCAGCAGGCGGAGATCGACACGATGCGGCAGATCCTGGGCTCGCTCTAA
- a CDS encoding HAMP domain-containing sensor histidine kinase produces the protein MSVGLRTRLLFAQALVLVAGAGTTGLVAAVVGPPLFREHLHRAGVSGDSAEQMHAEEAYVYATVISIGVASCVAILAALIVTWYFGRRLQKSLTQVSQAATAIADGHYDSRVPPAHLGDEFDSLASSFNQMAGRLEAVDASRRRLFSDLAHEIRTPVSVLEAYFEAIEDGVRTLDPETVSMLRQQTHRLVRFAGDAGALAKAEETPATITPVPVAMDTVVAAAIAAAKDRFDDKGVTLSRRVDDDLPTLSADPHRLAQILGNLLDNALRHTPSGGRVTIDASRGPDGNATLTVTDTGEGIPAEHLPHVFERFYRADTARDRDHGGSGIGLAIVKALVEAHRGRISVTSSGAGTTFTIILPTG, from the coding sequence ATGAGCGTCGGACTGCGCACGCGACTGCTGTTCGCCCAGGCCCTGGTGCTGGTGGCCGGCGCGGGCACCACCGGTCTGGTCGCCGCCGTGGTCGGGCCGCCGCTGTTCCGCGAACATCTGCACCGCGCAGGGGTATCCGGCGACTCCGCCGAGCAGATGCACGCCGAGGAGGCCTACGTCTACGCCACGGTCATCTCGATCGGAGTGGCGTCGTGTGTGGCGATACTGGCGGCTCTGATCGTCACCTGGTACTTCGGTCGGCGGCTGCAGAAGTCGCTGACCCAGGTGTCGCAGGCCGCCACGGCCATCGCTGACGGCCACTACGACTCGAGGGTTCCGCCGGCCCATCTCGGCGATGAATTCGACTCCCTGGCGAGTTCTTTCAACCAGATGGCCGGACGCTTGGAGGCGGTGGACGCCAGCCGCCGCAGGCTGTTCAGCGATCTCGCCCATGAGATCCGCACCCCCGTTTCGGTTCTGGAGGCCTACTTCGAGGCCATCGAAGACGGTGTGAGAACACTTGACCCCGAGACTGTCTCGATGCTGCGCCAGCAGACCCATCGGCTGGTCCGGTTCGCCGGCGACGCCGGAGCCCTGGCCAAGGCCGAGGAAACCCCGGCCACGATCACGCCGGTACCGGTGGCGATGGACACCGTGGTGGCCGCCGCGATCGCCGCGGCCAAGGACCGATTCGACGACAAAGGCGTCACGCTGAGCCGGCGGGTGGACGACGACCTGCCGACCCTGTCCGCTGATCCGCACCGGTTGGCCCAGATCCTGGGCAACCTGCTCGACAACGCGTTGCGACACACCCCGTCCGGGGGCCGGGTGACGATCGATGCCAGTCGTGGCCCCGACGGGAACGCCACACTGACGGTGACCGATACCGGCGAGGGCATCCCTGCCGAGCACCTGCCCCATGTCTTCGAACGGTTCTACCGGGCCGACACCGCGCGCGACCGCGACCACGGTGGATCCGGCATCGGACTGGCGATCGTGAAGGCCCTGGTCGAAGCGCACCGCGGCCGCATCAGCGTGACCAGCTCGGGCGCCGGGACCACCTTCACGATCATCCTGCCGACCGGTTAG
- a CDS encoding response regulator transcription factor: protein MEQNPGGYRALVVDDEAPLAEVIASYLTREHFEVTLAHEGAEALRLAREVDPDVVVLDLGLPGIDGVEVCRSLRTFSDAYVVMLTARDTEMDTIVGLSVGADDYMTKPFSPRELVARIRAMLRRPRVSSPTATDGRVFGALRIDVDGRQVFLHDEPIMLTRTEFDVLAALSARPGVALSRRQILESVWETTYVGNEHLVDVHIGHLRRKLGDDPADPLYVITVRGVGYRMGTGQENPR, encoded by the coding sequence ATGGAGCAGAATCCGGGCGGCTACCGCGCCCTGGTGGTCGACGACGAAGCCCCGCTGGCCGAGGTCATTGCCAGCTATCTGACCCGCGAACACTTCGAGGTCACGCTCGCCCACGAGGGCGCCGAGGCCCTGCGGTTGGCCCGTGAGGTCGACCCCGACGTGGTGGTCCTCGACCTCGGCCTGCCCGGCATCGACGGGGTAGAGGTCTGCCGATCGCTGCGCACCTTCTCCGACGCCTACGTGGTGATGCTCACCGCCCGCGATACCGAGATGGACACCATCGTCGGCCTGTCGGTGGGCGCCGACGATTACATGACCAAACCCTTCAGCCCGCGGGAACTGGTCGCCAGGATCCGGGCGATGCTGCGCCGGCCGCGCGTCTCCTCCCCCACGGCCACAGACGGGCGGGTATTCGGTGCGCTGCGAATCGACGTCGACGGACGCCAGGTGTTCCTCCACGACGAACCGATCATGCTGACCCGCACCGAATTCGACGTGCTCGCCGCGCTGTCGGCTCGTCCCGGGGTGGCGCTCAGCCGTCGACAGATCCTCGAATCCGTCTGGGAGACCACCTATGTCGGCAACGAACACCTCGTCGACGTCCATATCGGTCACCTCCGCCGCAAGCTCGGCGACGACCCCGCCGATCCGCTGTACGTGATCACGGTGCGCGGCGTCGGATACCGCATGGGCACGGGGCAGGAAAACCCGCGATGA
- a CDS encoding heavy-metal-associated domain-containing protein produces the protein MSTQTVTVTGMTCGHCATSVREEVGGLPGVRTVEVDLATGVVTIDSESRLDPSAISAAVAEAGYAVAG, from the coding sequence ATGAGTACCCAGACCGTCACTGTCACCGGCATGACCTGCGGGCACTGCGCCACGTCCGTGCGTGAAGAGGTGGGTGGCCTTCCTGGTGTGCGCACGGTCGAGGTGGATCTGGCGACCGGAGTGGTGACCATCGACAGCGAGAGCCGGCTCGATCCTTCCGCCATCAGTGCCGCGGTCGCCGAGGCCGGCTACGCCGTCGCGGGTTGA